From the genome of Streptomyces sp. V2I9:
CCCCGCGGGCGCCGCCGATCTGGTGCTGGCGCTCGACCCCCTGTTCATGGCCGAGCACCGCTGGAGCGAGCTGATCCCCGTCGCCCGCGCCGTGGCCGCCGCCGCGCGCCGTGCGGGCGACCGGCGGGCGGAGCAGCGGATCTGCTACATGCTCGGAGGCGCGCTGATGCAGATGGAGGAGTTGCAGAGCGCCCACGAGGTGACGAGCCGCGCGATGGAACTTTCGGAGGGGACCGAGGACCACACCGTGCACGCCATGGTGCTGAACGTGGCGGGGCTCCTGGCCATGAAGCGGGGCGTCGAGGAGGAGGGGCTGGACCTCGGGCTGCGCGCCGTCGCCGAGGCGCGCGTGGGGCAGGACAGATCCGTGGAGGCGCTCGCTCTCGGCAACGTCATCCTGGCGTGCGTACGCCTCGGGCAGGTCCACGAGCTGCTTCTCGACACGGCCCTCCGGCAGCTGGACCTGTACGAGACCCTGGGCGACCACCACGGCCGGGCCTACGCGCACTACCGCATCGGCCAGGTGCTGCGGGCGCTGGGGCGGCCGGAGGAGGCGTTGAGCCAGTTCGAGGACTGCCTGGAGCGCCTCGGCCCGACCGGCCACATCTTCGTGCGCTGCGCGTCCCTGATCGGGTGCGCCGGGTCGTACCTGAGCCTCGGCGAGCCGCAGTCGGCCGCCCGCTACGCCGAGCGGGCGATCGTCCTCGCCCGCGAGATGGACTTCGAGCGGGGCGAGGCCCTCGCCACCCAGATACTCGGCGACGCCCTCGACACGGTCGGGCACGTCTCGTGGGCGCGTGCCTGCTGGGAGCGGTCGCTCGCCGTCTGCCTGAGGCTCGGCATGGCCGACGAGGCCACGTACATCCGTGGACGGCTCGAACCGCCGCCGGCCGACACTTCTTGATCCGGCACCCCGCTGCCTGCCCTCGTCTTGATCCGGCACCCCGCTGCCTGCCCTCGTCGTGAACCGCTGCCGCTCACGGTGACGTTGTAGGGGCGAACGGGTCACGTACCGCCCCGTTCGGTACGTCGTGCCCCACAGCGGCATGACGCCCACACCCACGAGTCACGACGGAGCGTCATCGCAGTGATACGTAAAGCAATCGGAAGGGGTGGCCGGGCGGCGGTGGCAGTCGTCGCGCTCTGTGCCGTCACCGCGTCGGCACAGGGGGCGGCGTCGGCGGCGCCCTCTCCGGAGCCCGGCCCCGCCCGGCCCACGACTCTGGCCGAGGTGCGCGAGGAGCTGGACCGGCTGTACCACGACGCCGAGGTCGCCACGGACACCTACAACGCCGCGGAGGAACGGGCCGCCGAGCAGTCCGCCCGGGTGGCCGCACTCGCCGAGGAGATGGCGTCGGGCAAGGCCGCGCTGAAGCGGCTGACCTCCCGCATGGGGGCGGCGGCCCGCGCCCAGTACCGCAGCGGCGGCTTGCCCCTCGACGTCCAGCTGCTGTTGAGCACGGGCCCCGAGGACCTCCTCGACGAGGTCGGCCGGGCGCGCCAGGCCCAGCACGGCGTCGACGGACTGCTGCGCGAGCTGACCCGGGTCCAGAAGGAGCTCCGCACGAAGTCCGAGGTGTCCACCGCGCAGTTGAGGAAGCTCCGGGGCAGCCGGAAGGCCGGAGCGGACGCCCGCGAGCGCATCGAGAAGCGCATCGCCGCGGCCGAGGCACTCGAAGCGCGACTGGAGGAGAAGGAGCGCCGACGCCTCCTGGAGATGCAGAAGGAGTCGGCCGACGAGGCGCACGCGGAATTCCTGAGGTCCGGCAAGCTCAAGGGGGCCGGGAGAGGGGCGAGTGAGGAGGGCGCGATCGCCGTCGCCTTCGTGACCGAGCAACTCGGCAAACCCTACGAGTGGGCGGCGGAGGGCCCCGACACCTACGACTGCTCCGGCCTCACCTCGCAGGCGTGGGCCGCGGCGAAGCGGACCATTCCCCGTACGTCCCAGGAGCAGTGGCGTCAGCTGCCGCGCGTCGGACTGAAGGACATGCGTCCCGGAGACCTGATCATCTACCACAAGGACGCCAGCCACGTCGGGATGTACGTCGGAGGCGGCTCGATCATCCACGCACCGCGTCCGGGGCGGAACATCACCGTCGCCGACGTGGGCTCGATGTTCGTCCTCGGAGTCGTACGCCCGGATCAACGCCCCTGAACCGCGGCCGGCGGCTCACCGCGCCCGCCCATCGAGGGAGGCCCGGTTCGCGCCCGACCGGTTCCGGTCGCGCGCGTCAACCGGGAGCGGCACCCACCGGTGATCCGGCCAGGGGGACGGCACGCGGTCCCCGAGGCCGGGCGCCCACACGGCGCACGTTGCGCGAAAGTGCAGGTCACGGCGGTTGAGCCCGCGACGATTGGGGCCCCGCTCAGAGGGCCGCGCGCTTGCCTGCGGAGCCGGCCCCGGTCGTGTCCGACGAGGAGGAATGCGCCGCGGGAGGGGCGGAAGAGCTGATGGCCCCGACCACCCTGCCGAGTTCGACAGGCTCGCCATCTACATCGATGAGGACCGGGGGGTGCGGCGGAACTCCACCGGGAACGTCGAGTACCAGCTGAAGCGGCATGCCGATCATGTCATCGAGCAGGAGTACCTCGCATACCACCGTGGGCTGTGCGGCCGAGCGCGAATGTCCTGTCCGCACGGCGTCGTAGCCGTCAGGGAACGATCGCCGGGCCGCCGCCCCGCCCTTGAAGCGCTTGTGCGGCGGTTCAGGGCGGTGGGTGAGGTACCGGATGCACGAAGACCCCGCTGCCAGCGTGCATGCTGGTGGCGGGGTCTTGTCGGCACTTCCTGCGAAGTGCCCCCGGCAGGATTCGAACCTGCGCACCCGGCTCCGGAGGCCGATGCTCTATCCCCTGAGCTACGGGGGCGAATCGCGGTGTTGCTCTGCGACGGGTGAAACACTACCAGCTCCCACGGGGTGGCTGTGAACAGGTATTCCGCAGGGGGCTGCGCGCCGCGGGCGTCCGGCCGGGCGGTCCGCGGCGGCGGGGGAGACCCGTCCGGGCGGAAGTGGACAAAACCCGGACGCCGCCCCTCGGGCCGACCTACCCTCGAAGGGTGTCAGGGGCGTACGGCCGCGTGCTTGTTGTCGACGACAACAAGGTCATCCGGCAGCTGATCAGGGTCAATCTCGAGCTGGAGGGCTTCGAGGTCGTGACCGCGGCCGATGGTGTCGAATGCCTGGAACTGGTCGGAAGAGTCCGCCCCGACGCGATCACCCTCGACGTCGTGATGCCCCGGCTGGACGGCCTGCAGACCGCCACCCGGCTGCGCTCCGACCCCCGCAC
Proteins encoded in this window:
- a CDS encoding NlpC/P60 family protein — protein: MAVVALCAVTASAQGAASAAPSPEPGPARPTTLAEVREELDRLYHDAEVATDTYNAAEERAAEQSARVAALAEEMASGKAALKRLTSRMGAAARAQYRSGGLPLDVQLLLSTGPEDLLDEVGRARQAQHGVDGLLRELTRVQKELRTKSEVSTAQLRKLRGSRKAGADARERIEKRIAAAEALEARLEEKERRRLLEMQKESADEAHAEFLRSGKLKGAGRGASEEGAIAVAFVTEQLGKPYEWAAEGPDTYDCSGLTSQAWAAAKRTIPRTSQEQWRQLPRVGLKDMRPGDLIIYHKDASHVGMYVGGGSIIHAPRPGRNITVADVGSMFVLGVVRPDQRP
- a CDS encoding response regulator, whose amino-acid sequence is MLVVDDNKVIRQLIRVNLELEGFEVVTAADGVECLELVGRVRPDAITLDVVMPRLDGLQTATRLRSDPRTSALPIAVVSGCTPYEVDAGVAAGVDAFLAKPFEPSELVRIVRRLVTGVDEPAPGGRREAGRAGSAAG